TATTGTTGTGAAGCCTCACAAAgacaatttaaatttaattgtgGTCTGCAAAGGATCAATAGGCATTTGCTTGAGACAAGTGAGGTTTTAAGTAAGCTCTACATGACTGAGATGTGCTTCTGCTTATCAGCTGACAAGATGCATGATTCACTCCTTCCTTGTTATTCCATTTTAGTTTTTCATGAGAATCAGGAGTTTTCAGAAGCAGTGAGTCACATCATTATTTAATATTCGGACTCCCAGCTAGAAGTTGTTTTCCACAAGAAAACCCTGTAGAAAAGACGAAGCTTGCAAAATATGATTTGTGAGGTTAGCACAATAAAGGTCTGACATACTCCTTTTGAATTGATCCAGAATGAAACATGACTCTGACTTAGGTCATGTTCTTTGTTATTGTCTTAGAAATTCGGGGCCAGCAACACTCAAAACCCTGAATAATCATAAACTCTATCTCTTTAAGGCTCTATCTATAATCtgatagacattttttttttttttacattgtgttcctgtttttctgtcaccAAGATGCAAAGTGTGCCCGCTCACCTTCTTAACCAAGTCAGAGATGCAGATTCACTCGAAGTCCCACACGGAGGCCAAACCACACAAGTGTCCCCACTGCTCCAAGACATTCGCCAACGCCTCCTACCTGTCCCAACACCTGCGCATCCACCTGGGGATCAAACCCTACCACTGCTCCTACTGCGAGAACTCGTTCCGTCAGCTGTcacacctgcagcagcacaccagGTCGGTCCAGCTGTTAACACAAAGCAGGGAACGTCTAGCTAACACACAGAATACTGATGTTTACTCACAACCTTTCTGATCCGCTCCTTTATCCGCAGAATCCACACTGGCGATAGGCCTTATAAATGTGCTCACCCCGgatgtgaaaaagcttttaCCCAGCTGTCTAACCTCCAGGTCAGTACGTGCTCATACAACTTAATAATTCTGCCTATTTCAACACTTCAACGTGATCATACATATCCAAATGAACAacattttcctgtgttttccGACAGTCTCACCAGAGGCAGCACAATAAAGACAAGCCGTATAAATGTCCTAACTGCTACCGTGCCTACTCAGACTCCGCATCATTGCAGATCCACTTGTCAGCGCACGCCATCAAAAACGCTAAGGCCTACTGCTGTAGCATGTGTGGCCGGGCATACACCTCAGTGAGTAAACCACATAGAgtcatatatgtatatttttgtctgtgtgtgatccTCACATTTTTAGTATAGTATGATATGGTATTATATAATATGACTGATAGGATGATGGTGTTGGATATAGTTCAGCTCGGCCTGAAACTTCCTGTCTGTTAGATTTAAAGATGCAGTATCTTCTTGCTTCTaatcaagtttctttttttttttaaatgttttcttccaTCTTTAAATATCTCTTAAAGCCCAACAGATTTATCTagaaatgattcattgattgctcaaactgaaaatgaaatatgatcccAGCctctaaaatgtgaatatttgttgtttctgctttcataacaaactttaatattttgaataGTTGGTTGGACATAAAAGCtattttaattgatttcatTGAAGTTAGTTAAGCTCTGGAAAGTTGTGATTGATATTCTTCTGATagtttaattgatttaaaatattttcagatgaaTCTAAACATAACTTAAGTTAAATCAAGGGCTGAACTAATAGTCTCATGTTTTCTcacgaaaaaacaaaaaaatgtggttTTTCCTAATTAATGCACACCTACTGAGGTTGTCAAAGGGTCAAGTGTCCTTAAGATGTCAGATAAATGTCAACAAGCAGTAATTCAGGAAATTTGACTGTGATCACagattaagataaaaaaaaaaaaaaggttgaggCAGGCGGGTTATCTAAGgctgttgtttctttctgttgaccttttggtgtgttttcatgtctttgtaGGAGACCTACCTTATGAAGCAcatgtccaaacacacagtggtgGAGCACCTAGTGAGCCACCAGTCACCTCAGAGGACCGAGTCGCCCAGCATCCCCATACGCATCTCCCTCATCTGAGCCCCCTCAGCTGCTCAGCAGCAGGTCGGATTCAGAGTCTACGTTAGGCTGGAGCTTATGAGGCCCTGCACCCACAGCCATCTACATAAGGCTTACATTAGCATTATGACAGCTGACATAAGCATTCAGTAAACAGGCTGCCTCCATCCATCTTGACACAGGCCGTCTGTCAAAAATGAGCACAGCGTTATTTTGTGAATGTAACAATACAGCTAGATGTTGTCCGGAGGATCGAGTGGCAAAGAATGTCTTGCGTCAGATTTAATAAGCACTTTCGTAAGCGTCATGTAAACTGCCGGATGCATTGGCCATCATAAAcgttttagtttagttgttttttttctctctcttcttccatgAAATGGGTTTCCAAAATGTGCCAGATGATATTTGCCCTTATAAAGAATTGAGAAAGTAGAATTGGGTGTATTCTGGAGACATCCAAAGATAATCTTAAAGCACTTTTAGGCCTTGTGGTTTTGGCTCAAATTGTTTCAATCTTGTTGGATGGAAAATGCCAAAGGGCATTACTTGTGGCAGCTATGAGTACTGACTGTGTATGAATAACAGTCTTTTTCTGTTACTTTCATTGTTCTCACTCACATTTACAGGGTCATCTAAAATTGAAGAAAGGCAATCTAGGTAGATGACAATTGAAACATTTAATGATTGTATTAAGGAGCTGTGTTATTGACTTggggaggcaaaaaaaaaaaaaaaaaaaaaaatacagcaacatgTAAGGGAAGaaagatgaatgtttttttgtttttttgtttttaatttctaaaaTCTTTCACTCCATATTAAATGTTCACCTTCTATGGCACCTTTTATGGTCATAACATgatcaaagaaaacactgctTTTTATATTACGTTTTCCTCACGTCCCATTAACTAGTGCCATATATGAACCTTGTTGGGGTTTAAAGAGAAAGCAAATCTTGTTCtagtgtctgtgtctgctttctctACTCAGCTAAGCTttgactcttgttttttttttaagtattagAGGTTGAATACATTGCACATGTATCAGTGCCAGCTCTACTCAGCCCGACTTTTAAAATACACCTCAGCTGACATTAAATTTTACTCGAGTGGTAAATTTTAAACTTAAACATTGGACCAAAATGTGACTGTACAGCTACTACGACCcagttaagttttttttttttatccttaatAAGCTTTACCCATTTGGAATAAACTGCAGTATAAGTCATATTCCATAGATCTGTATTATAAGTTCACATGGAGGTGATGCTTCtccttttgatttattttttttctccttagtATTCTTTTTATTGTACACAGtattgtttgttgtatttttactgtaactTTAACCTCTGGATGGTACAATTAGGGTACCCTGTATTCTTCAGGGCACTTCAGAAAAAGGTGCTACGGCTAGACGTTACGTTGGAGATGGAACTGagaataatgtaaaatacatatacagtatatagtatgttttcaaaagaataaaaacttaTTACTCAAGCCACTGGcctgaaaacagacatttaCGCCAACAACAGACCCTGCCTCTTCAACTTACTCTCAACTTTTGAGATAATGGGAAAATGTACATGTTGCtgtactgtaaaacatgttacTCATTTATAGTACctatttttaagttttcatGAACACGTTCTGTTTGGGTTTTGTAAAAGTTTATGTATGAacttactgtaattattttagtCTACCCGTATgttattaatattcatgttttatatcagTTATTTACATGTAAGCCTTAACTGTTTTATCATCCCATTTTCCATTACTCTGTATTGTGTTCTGCAGTATTCAGTCgtgtaaacattttaatttttttcttccttccgCATGGAGTTCCTGAGCTGTAATCTGTATGATAACTGTTTAACCCATGTTCTCTATGAAAAGATATTGCGTAGATTTATTACACTTTTTCCTGTCTTGCATTGTGGTTTCATATACGGTTTCTAGACAACTAAATATGCACAGCCAAGACTGAGAAGTTAAACTAAGGTtatcaatgtttaaaaaaggaaaaaaagctttGTATCTTTACCTTGTTTAATAAACAGACTGTTATAAATTCATCACTGATTGCTtttccaaaggaaaaaaaaaaaaaaaaactgtacctGCCAACAAATCGGCAATTTTCAAAAGcaagatggagaaagaaaaaaaaacgtagaAATCAACTAGTAAGTttgtttattcacttttatttatgaaaatatgtttgcttaaaaatgtatgtacacAGATACAACAAATGTTTCTTGTCCATTAGACCTCAGTTTACATGTCTGTCGCCAAAAGGGCTTTTATTATTCGACGTTTTCACGCAGCAGCAAGATAAAGTTAACACTTCATCATTTCAGGCACATTGAAGACAAAATAGACATTTGTTTCTACAGTGTATAACTATTATTGACACTAAATAATAGTAGTGGTGTGAAAtagttcatgtgtgttttatgttacacacatctgtgtgtgagaaTATAAGTACTTTCTGATTGTTTCCCTGGAGGAAACCACTGAGGTTGACCAatgtgagggaaaaaaacaaaaaaacagctcagGATGctcaaaatagaaaaagaaaaagctcctGGAATTCTGTGGCTTTtcattttggctgttttttttttaactacaaGCAAAGCCGTACATTGTAAATACTGGAGTGGCTACAGCTGACAAGCAAAGAGTTTGACAGATCTCAGAAAGGACCCAAACATTTAGACTCTGTTTAGCACACAGTCTCTTTTTAGACATAACGCAAGTCCGCAGTATTATCATTGTTATATATGAAAAAAGTGTGATTTTTGTAAACTTGTAAAAATGCTGATGTGttctaagatttttttttttgacacagtAAAACCATAAAGATACAACACCACAGGCGCCTTTTTCATTGAAAACACTGCCAAGATTAAAAATATACTATTATACTCCACTGctacatttccaaaaatgtaaaCGCAAGTAAAACTTCTTTCATAAAGTGCTCAGTTTAAACTACCCTCACTCAAATCTCTCTcatgaaatgtctttttgaCATTCGTCTTATCTTGAACCATTATATCTTTGCAAAATGATAATCTGTCCTCGAAACCAACACAAGTCTTTCAGGCTTTCTCATTTGATTTGTTGTGCCGATGCAAACAAACCTCTGAGACATATCTGCATATCTGTGGAATCAGACAAGAGTGCATTGTGTTTAGCTTCCAAATCAAATCTATCTGGCTTCATGTAAAATATGtcatataaaatatttgattGACACTTGCACAGGTTTTTACAAATCTCCCAAATGTTCACCCTCAATCTGAACCTGGATCACAGTACTTTCAggccaaacaaaagaaataccACCCTGAGCAGAACTGCAGTGGAAGCTCTCtttcattattacttttttttttaacatggatTATTTGCATTCTACATATTCTTTCActcatttattctgactttttctccGGTGGAAGTGGGCGGATGCTGTAAGTGCTACCCGATACTTTGACACTCTTCCTCGCTGGTGGTTTGCTGTTGCAAACAGCCTCCCACCTCTCATACCTGCTCACTGGTTTTAGAGCTCTCCTCTGTGCCTTTGGCGTCTGGAGGAACCAGTGGAGAGGTAAGATTCAGGTAGCCCTGCTCTGATGGTTGGTGCGTAGAGACGGACGCTCGGGTGCTGTCTAACGCCACGCGCTCGCCCACCTTCACACGGCAGATTGCGTCCAGGAAGTCAAGCGGGTCACATGATCCTGATGTCAGGCTGGTAACACAGACATAGTGAGAAAATGCACATATACGCATCAATCTATATGTTACATGAAAATGAAGCTGGCCTTACCTTAGTGTAGATGTATGCAGGATGCCATCACAGAGACTTTCGGAGGGGAGCActttctttgtgttctgttgatgatttgaatattttacgATCAAAACTCATCaatgttttttaatgctatAAAAAAGGGACATGTCACCCATTTTACATTTGGTCAAGTTGCTTCTCttacctttaaaaacagcctcGGTCGTGATTGAATCcaccaaacagcaaacatttaaattagaATTTCTTCATCTCACATCACTTATGCTGAATGAAaggtttttaaaacaataaagagaTCCTGTGAAGTTTGGGTGGCATGTCCCATTAAGGCAGAAAAGATCTGTGTGGTGTTACCTCCAGGCTGTAGTACGACTGGACGTTCCTCAGGGCTCGCTCTAAGGAACTGACTTGATTGGAGAGCTTCAGAGTTCGATCCTGAAGTTGTCGGTTTTCCACCTCTAAGACGTTAACCCTACAACACAGATTCAtgtacacactcactcacaatTTACCCAGTGTGTCCTTTATGTCATCACCAACACTAAATAATATTTAGTGTGTCATTAAGGTACCTGTGTTGGACAGTGGAGGCGGTCCTCATGCCATTGCTGCCCATCTCCTCTGCTTCACTTATCTTCCGCAGCagctccctcttctcctccaaaAGTTTCTCATTTTCCTCCATCACTGTATTGATCCGCTCCTTCTCCTGATAGTCGTCAAGGACGAGACAAGAGGAAtaagaaacagattttttttctgacacagACATCTCTTGTGGGATGTCTAGAAGTGAATGGAGCGTTCTGTGCCATGTATGTGACCTTGTGTGAGAGGCTGGAGGCCAGCACCAGGTCGTTCTCCAGTTTCTGGATGATGCGGTCCCTCTGCGCGGTCACCTTGAGGAAGACCTGCTTGGCTTGACGCAGCTTGGTCTTGTGCTGACTCTGCTTTTCGTTGTACTTCCTGattggaggagcagaggaaatGAACCACAGGAAATGTAACAACTTCTCCATGTGTATTAATAACCGATTATGCTTTAACCTTATTACCAGAAAGGGCATGGGAACAGCCAGGGTCATTTTCTAATATTGCATTCAACATAAATGTCTATATTTGTGTGTCTCACCTGACGTGTGTGTCTAGTTGGAGGAGAACTTGCTGCAGCTCCCCCTGCAGTCTGTCACACTCCTGCTGACTGGACACCAGCTCCTCCTGTAGCTTATGGTTTGACTTCTGGCTGTCTCTTGCCTGCagaacacatgtacagtacgtgATGTACATTTCGATCTAAATTCAAACTGGATTAACATATTTTGAAACATTGGTAAATAAACGTGATCAGCAGTTTAATGACAAGGCTATGCACACTTTGTAAAAAATGCCAGAGGTCAAACAGATTCTATCACCCTGCTTGTGGGAATTTACTGGGTTACAGAAACAAGATTAAACAAGATACAGCGAGTTGAGATAAAGTGTGACACTGTGAaactctgaaaaaaaacaagatgagattaaatacatttcaatcCCATGTAACCTAAATtacattgaaaaactgaataaaagcTGAGAATGTGACAACAGATTTAATTAGTAAATCACAGTTGATTAAAATATTGACATGTGAAGATGTGTGAAACAGACATATTAGGAGTGTGAAAGATGCCTCAGGTGACCAGAACCCTTTAGTTACATCTGTTGAACTGCTGTTTCCTACCTCCTCTCTGGCCTTGCTAAGCTCAGCCTCCAGGATAGCCAGACGGGTGTCCAGCTGCTGGGCACGGTGGCTGAGCTCTGCATTTGTCCTGGTCAGGGTGGCCTCCTTCAACCTCAGGGAGCGTACCTGCTGATGCAGCTCCTCTTCACGCTGCTCTAACAGCTTCCTGAGATAAGGAAATGGAGGAAGAGATGGTCAACAAATAAAAGGGAATCAGATCAGTGCCCTAAATCTTGCAGTGCTGCTTAATGGCACGGTCACTACTAGAACTCGGACTAAGTCAAACTGAACAGTGTCAGCAGCTCTGGAGTTTTAGTGACCTGGTGATGTGCTCCTCCTGTTGCTTGGCTCTCAAGGCTGACAAGGTGTCAGACAGATCCCTGCTGTCCCTCTCCAGGCGGCTGCTTTCGCCAGCCCGGGCTTCCTCCACCCGCAGCTGATGCTGGGCATTCttaagctgctgctgcagctccaacaCCTGCcatcacaaacagacaaacatgaagcTCCCAACCTCCCGTTCATCCTAGGTATCCCAGGATTTCCTGAAACTGTCTACAAATGTAAGTACACAGAACACATTTTACAACATCTCTACAGAAGCAACAATCACGTCCCGAGGTTTCTTTATAAACTGAGGGACAACTTCTTAATCTGTGCacttattaatatattattattaagataaAGGTCCACTTAGATCATAGAAATCATAccacaaattaaacaaaaaaagagtatGTATCAGGATGTTTTGATATGCGTGAAGATACATATTCATGTAGCATATGTGAATACGTAGCATTTTCaagagatgggaaatgacatcCAGTTAATTCTAAACTAACAAGGtgcaacagcaacagaaaaaaagcagcagatcagATGAAATAACCGTTCCCTGTGCAGAATTTGCCCCAGAGCTGACCTTTTTGTCAGCAGCAATGAGCCGCGCCCTCTCGGCCTGCAAGTCCTCTTGCAGACTGGTGGTGGCACTGCGGTTTGTGGAGTTGCGTGCCAGATCCAACTCCAGTTCCCTGATTTTCTGCTGCTGACGTTCGCACTCAGCCACCTGAGCGTGAACACTCTGCTCCACCTGAATTAGCTTGGTCTGGACCTGCTTCAGCTCTGCACAAAGCTGAAGGAAGCACAGAGAAACGGATGCTTAACATCAAGGTAACAACTATTCTAACAGTTCTAGCTTTTTGTATGGCAGCTTCCCTTTTAGTTGGTTTAGATTACAGTTACACATTTGCATTCCCAATAGGGCGACTGGGTGAGTAAGAGAGTGATTAGGATAACGGTTAAGCGATAAATGTGAGAGTCCTACAGGAAATTCCAAATGTGTGATTAGATACTGACCTTGAGTTTTTCCTGGTCAAGCAGGGTGTTGTGTCTCTTCAGGTCcatgttcttctccttctcgtAGCGTAGCTCTCTCTCGGCAGAGGTGAACAGGCTCTGGGCCCTCTGCAGGTCCTGCTTCATCTGTTTAGCCTCCTCTGCCTTCTGGCTCAGCACTAAGTCTTGCGACTGAAGAGGGAAAGTTTGGGATAGGTTTACGCTGAAGTGGAGTATGGATACTAGAggacatttgatgttttttctttatttttattattattttctatattgtacattaacactgaagacatcgaaactatgaaataactcatatggaattatgtggaaatcaaaaaaaagtgcaaacatgcaaaatgtattttagatttttaatttagATTCTTGGCTTTCTCTCAGTCAGATTCATGAGGTATTCACCTGGATTGATTTTAATCAACAGGTGATCCTTGTCAAAAGTTAAGagtttcttgcctgtgtttgaAACCACCAGTTGTACtgtatgcatacagtacatacgGTAAATAGCTCTATTCAACTATTGTTGTGATTCATATTACACTAAGTAGAGAAAAACAAGAGTTCAAGAGCTTTGTACACATGATGAGTGTATCATCATGTGCAGTCACAAGAACCGTCATGCAGAGGATAAGCTCTTACAGTTACCAGTCTCAGAAATCAACAGTTAACGGCACCTCAGATTAGATTAGACCTCAcaaggcagagaaagaagacaagCCAGTTGGAATAAAATTTCTCAGATTTGACTCCTCAGACAGTATTTCCACTGGTCTAACTTCCATTTCTTGTCCACAACTGAGGGTgaccaagaaaaagaagagaactgcTCGTGCCAAGAGACACAACGAACATGGATTGTTATGACGGACTGTTTCTCTACTTACTTGACGTCTCTTGTCATAATATGAATTACTATAGTAGTCTTATAAAGCTAAttactgtatgccaacatgacctctgaacaacacaactgatggttGTTAAGAGGACAAGAAATTTCACTCATTAACTTTTGAGAAGGCACACCTGGTAATTGAAAACCTtgagaatgccaagagtgtgcaaagctatcatcaaagcaaaaagTGGTTACTTTTACTTTCAAGCAATCCCACATGCTGTttataatttgaattaaaaagaaTGATAATCCACTGGAACTTGTGTTAATCATTCAGAGTTAAGCATTTCTTATGAACAGAAAAGAGAGGACTATTGCCAGAATTGCTACAGGCTAAGCTACTGTATACAAAATGTTTAGACATTTGcctttgtgtcatttcattcaGATTTGTAAGGAATTGTATAAAAGAGCCAAGCAACAAAAAGCCAATGATGTGTTATGTGACATGGTGAAAACTGAACTGCAGAAACAGCATGACTGTCTGGGCATGTTGGGGTTATGATCATACCATACCTTGATGCGCGCCTGGGCTTCATTGACCTGGGCCTGCAGGGCCAGTTGGTGCTGAGAGGCCAGCTGCCGCTCCTCCCCAAGCTTGGTCTGCAGATGATTCAGCTCCCCCTTCAGAACCGAAAGCTatgataacaacacacacacacatatatatgaatCATATGATTCTGCCAGAAAAAAATTTCCTTTGTGTCTGCCCCCTCTAtgagcaggtcaaaggttagGATCAGCTTGCTTGCTCAAAGACACAAAAGCAGGACAGCTGCACTTTGAACCAGGACTTTAATGCTAAGGGACACTCTAAAAAAACTGTCATGACAAGATGATTTCAcatacaaacttttttttttttttttttacaaataatgACCATACCAATGGATGTGTAATCCAGTTACCTGATCCAAGCACTCATCTTTGTTCCTCTCCACTGGACTAAGCCTAGATTCTGCATGAGCTGTGTGTAATTCGGGCTTCTGGCTGCTAATAAGTGCTTCCTTTGTAGAGGCGAGCTGCTCTTGATGCCACTTGAGCTGCTCTTTGAGGCGCTGTATCTCAAGctccagtctctctctttccccgtCAGCTGTCAGCTTCTCCTGGACACTGGAGCTCAGCTTGGCCTGCAGCTCGGCAGTCTGCTGCCGCTCAGAAACCATCTCAGCTCTGGAAAATATGCACATTTATGCAAAACAAGTAAGCTCTGGTGTCTTGAGACTGGTCAAGATAAAAGACAGAACTATCAGTTGTGGCTCTATCACACTGATGTACTTCAAAAATACTACAGCATGAGGAAATACATTTTGAGCTGATAACAACCTCAAGGCATTGTGTGCTGTCTGGAGGCTGCTGAGTTCAGCAGTTAGTCTGTCAGCCTGCTCCTGCAACTGGTCGACCTGAAGCCTGTTTTCCCTGAGGTCCTCCTGGTCCCGGTTACTGTCTTTGTAGCGCTCCAGCTCAGTCTGGAGCCGACTGTGGGCACGCTCCATCTGGGCCACCTGTCGGGCAGAGAGAAACTCATTTTAATGGTGTAAATGTCAAAATGCTGTGAACTTATGttgacacacataaaaaaagctagattttcatattattatattcatatttttttgtcaacaaCTGCAACAGATGcatttatattatgttttactGCATACCATGCATAATCTGTAATGCATACTGcatgtttccattttattttcttaattatgttattattatgttattatgtaaGATGTCCGCAGTGGCCAGCAGACTTAGAATTAACAAACCTTTTCCTCCAGAACTGCTTTTTCCCCCTTGACTTGGGTGAGGCTCTTGATGAGTGTTTTTCCTTGTTGGCATTCTGTCTGCAGGCTGTTGACCTCAAGTCTAAGCTTCTTCAGCTCTCGCTCACCTATCTGCAAAGCCTTTGGTGCAAAGAGTGAGGGAGTTATATACAGTTTCCGTGGGGCTTTTCACTTTATCTTTGGAAAATATAGCAACCTTTGCTTCAGGGTTAAGTCTCTTGAACTGTAAATTGaatttcacatgtttttgtaGCAGTGGTGTTATTGCTTTCTATCAGACATGGGATATATGTGGTTTTTACCTCCTTGTCTTTTTTGAGGGCAGCCTGTGCAGCACTGAGGTCTACCTCCAGCTGTTTCCTCCAGTCTTTCTCCTCAGTTAGACGAGCCTCTAGCAGAGCCAATCTCTCCTGGCTGCTGTCTCTTAGGTGCTTCATACATGGTGACAGGGgtgaaataaaatactgagtcaTGGAATTTGAAGTATATAAATTCTTTTGTTGtaggtttgtttatttctctttttccataTTTAACTTCCCAAGCATGGCAATCTGAGAGGTCAGTATGGTAAGAATTTCACTGGATAGTTCAAATAAATTCTTTTCTGAGATACTGTAATAGTTTCCTCTGATTTTATGTAGCACATATTGATGGCCATACCTCTCTCTTTattgtcctgctgctgctcattatACAACAGTTTATTTGGCATTTTAAGGAGTAGGATTACACATCT
The sequence above is drawn from the Larimichthys crocea isolate SSNF chromosome XV, L_crocea_2.0, whole genome shotgun sequence genome and encodes:
- the ccdc30 gene encoding coiled-coil domain-containing protein 30 isoform X3 codes for the protein MTMDHEEVHTELDQLSMRLQEDGLPSGASVEERQRHLWQQLLDTEAKLRSSTQELQILRTQQANEMKEVESYVAHIRGLLEERECLTADYERDNEHLRQELHQIRQQQESQSKELAELLAQEDLGEMGLSSPSEQVAYLLVERATLLERLEAAERRLESQSLTDSLREVQHQEHICHTMGEELKQHREEMQKTIDNVTKQCSSQSPLKKLFGLRRSGQSKHNITPAHSEEVSRERNERQRLERDLEEASRRLAMAHQDIRRLTNELDAAKNNNLDPSDMMKLQRAKEQNDRLDAENRALRERVRTIESEKKNLSDQLAINDADKDVVAKEDQKDKSISSEPQNNLSGNEKDYIHKRCREAMEDGLVQVRELQRQLQRLRKDQEELEERNEELEALLGEAQNASKEERHRHEGELEGLHRRIKSLEAELKKQDTQEKMLKNGEDVKPTESYLQLHLRDSSQERLALLEARLTEEKDWRKQLEVDLSAAQAALKKDKEALQIGERELKKLRLEVNSLQTECQQGKTLIKSLTQVKGEKAVLEEKVAQMERAHSRLQTELERYKDSNRDQEDLRENRLQVDQLQEQADRLTAELSSLQTAHNALRAEMVSERQQTAELQAKLSSSVQEKLTADGERERLELEIQRLKEQLKWHQEQLASTKEALISSQKPELHTAHAESRLSPVERNKDECLDQLSVLKGELNHLQTKLGEERQLASQHQLALQAQVNEAQARIKSQDLVLSQKAEEAKQMKQDLQRAQSLFTSAERELRYEKEKNMDLKRHNTLLDQEKLKLCAELKQVQTKLIQVEQSVHAQVAECERQQQKIRELELDLARNSTNRSATTSLQEDLQAERARLIAADKKVLELQQQLKNAQHQLRVEEARAGESSRLERDSRDLSDTLSALRAKQQEEHITRKLLEQREEELHQQVRSLRLKEATLTRTNAELSHRAQQLDTRLAILEAELSKAREEARDSQKSNHKLQEELVSSQQECDRLQGELQQVLLQLDTHVRKYNEKQSQHKTKLRQAKQVFLKVTAQRDRIIQKLENDLVLASSLSHKEKERINTVMEENEKLLEEKRELLRKISEAEEMGSNGMRTASTVQHRVNVLEVENRQLQDRTLKLSNQVSSLERALRNVQSYYSLENTKKVLPSESLCDGILHTSTLSLTSGSCDPLDFLDAICRVKVGERVALDSTRASVSTHQPSEQGYLNLTSPLVPPDAKGTEESSKTSEQV
- the ccdc30 gene encoding coiled-coil domain-containing protein 30 isoform X2; this encodes MTMDHEEVHTELDQLSMRLQEDGLPSGASVEERQRHLWQQLLDTEAKLRSSTQELQILRTQQANEMKEVESYVAHIRGLLEERECLTADYERDNEHLRQELHQIRQQQESQSKELAELLAQEDLGEMGLSSPSEQVAYLLVERATLLERLEAAERRLESQSLTDSLREVQHQEHICHTMGEELKQHREEMQKTIDNVTKCSSQSPLKKLFGLRRSGQSKHNITPAHSEEVSRERNERQRLERDLEEASRRLAMAHQDIRRLTNELDAAKNNNLDPSGSQLEGTVQEVENLRKEVDKLKHCDMMKLQRAKEQNDRLDAENRALRERVRTIESEKKNLSDQLAINDADKDVVAKEDQKDKSISSEPQNNLSGNEKDYIHKRCREAMEDGLVQVRELQRQLQRLRKDQEELEERNEELEALLGEAQNASKEERHRHEGELEGLHRRIKSLEAELKKQDTQEKMLKNGEDVKPTESYLQLHLRDSSQERLALLEARLTEEKDWRKQLEVDLSAAQAALKKDKEALQIGERELKKLRLEVNSLQTECQQGKTLIKSLTQVKGEKAVLEEKVAQMERAHSRLQTELERYKDSNRDQEDLRENRLQVDQLQEQADRLTAELSSLQTAHNALRAEMVSERQQTAELQAKLSSSVQEKLTADGERERLELEIQRLKEQLKWHQEQLASTKEALISSQKPELHTAHAESRLSPVERNKDECLDQLSVLKGELNHLQTKLGEERQLASQHQLALQAQVNEAQARIKSQDLVLSQKAEEAKQMKQDLQRAQSLFTSAERELRYEKEKNMDLKRHNTLLDQEKLKLCAELKQVQTKLIQVEQSVHAQVAECERQQQKIRELELDLARNSTNRSATTSLQEDLQAERARLIAADKKVLELQQQLKNAQHQLRVEEARAGESSRLERDSRDLSDTLSALRAKQQEEHITRKLLEQREEELHQQVRSLRLKEATLTRTNAELSHRAQQLDTRLAILEAELSKAREEARDSQKSNHKLQEELVSSQQECDRLQGELQQVLLQLDTHVRKYNEKQSQHKTKLRQAKQVFLKVTAQRDRIIQKLENDLVLASSLSHKEKERINTVMEENEKLLEEKRELLRKISEAEEMGSNGMRTASTVQHRVNVLEVENRQLQDRTLKLSNQVSSLERALRNVQSYYSLENTKKVLPSESLCDGILHTSTLSLTSGSCDPLDFLDAICRVKVGERVALDSTRASVSTHQPSEQGYLNLTSPLVPPDAKGTEESSKTSEQV